DNA sequence from the Anthonomus grandis grandis chromosome 9, icAntGran1.3, whole genome shotgun sequence genome:
taaagtctaaattaatgtatggctctatgttgtggttccccatctatgatgttcatgttaacagactggagtatgtacagcgcagattcttaaagttactttctgttaagttggatggagtatatccagtaagaggtgtggaacaggagtacctgctgaatagattcaactatttgtcactaaagcaaaatactattctctctagtcagatatttttatataaactttgcaatcataaaattgattgttctgagctcttagagaggctacctctatttgttcctcctgccaatacaagcaggcaccatatattttatccctCTCTTAACTTAACAAATCTGTCCAGCAAAGCTCCACTGTGCCGTGTAATCAGTATAATCAGATGAATGCTATAGATGTCGACATCTTTAGCAGcactgaatatgtttttaaaaaaaggatgtgttcctctcttaatttgaatgatacctgattatttttctgtgattgttatcatttggttagtgtgtcttatattcttacaattatgctattgttttaaattttaaattttgttatcactctatattggatcttatattatttttttatattatttttttttgtactacttatttaaggtgcttataacttgtactgttttaattttaattatttcgattgtcttgtaattgggaattttcctgttggacaataaactatttgaatttgaatttgaattagcaatgtagttttttattgacaattcctatagttataatgtcaataaaaataaatgatatgatttgatttgattacaTATTAGAGGAATTATAGGAACAGATCTATTTTTGGTTATAACTTTCCCTGGAGACTTTGCAATATTAGTTAATATTGCTGCTTACTTACCTTCAAACACTGCCCAACTAGCAATTTTAGTTACGGCTACAACATTGTTTAGCatattactttattcaagtaataaatcggtaactggtaccaaaaaaatatcttataagtttaaataactgccaagtaaaaaatagtagtaagaaataagtaatattaacttaatacttgactatatagtaattattactttGTGGTAACTGTGATGGTAGCTGATACCGCTTAGCGACCTGACCTAACTgattacaaagttaaatttcaagttCTTGCGACTACATaggaacatcaaaatattaccaCGCAGTAATACACTTTGAAGTAATATTATCAGTAACAAGACCAAAATAGTTacccttatttcttctttaaagtaatatttaccaCTTTGGCTATTAAAGCAAATTacctttaagtaattatttctactatgcagtaaaatatactttatagtagcatttttttgaaataatttacttattcctaagtcatttttaccttgaagtaacaaaataaacttCTTGGTAACTCTAACAACAATtcgccatatttttttaaattatttgactccaTTTTGTGAAAAGGTATTGGACGATTTTATGAATTTGCTAAAATCGGAATACTTTTACGAACTACATTTTTCCACTCCGGTAAGCGATAATATCAGCTATATTAAATACAGTATGAAGTAGATTAACCCCAATACAACGCCATCACTTAAAATAAAGAcggacatataaaattatttgtgttgACAAAGAAAGAGAATCAAAATGTTTGCATAATATTGTCTCAGTAACTTCTTAATAACTAGCACTGCACAATACTACTTTGTGACATCCCGAAAACGATCCCCGATAGAATTACGTATTTGCTACAGCAAAATCATTcccaattttggtaaaaaagtggTAACAGAATGATGCCTAAACGGTTCCCGCGACTAGTAACCACAactttaaagtattctttataGTCGCGATTACGTAGCTGTTGCCAAAAATGCTAGTTGGGTGAGCTCAAATGGGTTAGGCtatctaactttaaaaattcttctagtTTATTCACTAAACAAtggtaattaataaatatcaattACACTAAATATCAATCCCGACAATGTGAATGACAACTAATAATGCTATACTCACAGAACCTCCTGGACAGAAGACTTGTGActtgtttatttacattttatgcatCTGTGGTGTTTATGTGGACAAGGTCaactttacaaaaaattgattatggTGTCCAAGGGGCTCAGTTTTGAACTCATTCTATTCCTACTATATATTAATGACCTTGTTCACTTAAACATCTCTGAGCAATTTTTTTGAGACATGTGATACATTTATATTATGGCAAGAGAGAATGGTTGcaattaaacaaattatgaaaaattacctTAGGGTTGTTAGGGACTGATTTTATACTAAtagtttttgtttgatttaaatCATAATCATCTTCCTGATTTAACAATAcctaaatttcttaatatattaGATGGTCAGCTGAACTTTCAGAATCACATAATCAcctaaaacagaaaattttcaTTGGGATGTTTTGCTATCAGGACTATTAGGGAGGAATTGAGTGAGCATCTGGCATGGGCAgtgtatttttcattattagaGTCACTCTTGAGGTATGCCATACCATTCCGCAGTTTGGCTAATCAGAGTCTATTGAATATAgtattacttttacaaaaaaaaaacagttagatcagattatatttacttttatatctatttatattttggaaCCCACGTTTCTTATCTTTAAGAATCGAGGGAAGCTCCAAGGTCCTCATTGGATGACTTCCCAGGCTCTCAACTTCCCAGACCCtaccaaaaccaaaaactaCCTTAATCAAAAGATTCTTGATTTCTGAGGGATGGACAATGTATAACCACTTGCCATCTTAGTTCATCAAGACATAGATCTGttaattattctttaaagattttttgtcaCTTATAAAAGACTGCTTTTCGATAAAGCATATTATAACATGGATGAATTCTACCAGGATACTATCGAAACTGTTTAAAATGTGATATCTGTAATGCCTTcatttttttattcccttttaATCTTTTATACATGATGTCTATGTTAGAGTTTTTCATGTTTAAAATTGTATACTTAGGACATAGGATTTATTATGTACAGATACTTATGCTTTGACTAAAAgtactttttgaatttgaaattcaATATCTGCCACAAACACTGAAAAAAACAGAGGTGACAATATTGACCCTTGTAGAACTCCCCTCTTTAATAAgccaaattttgattttaaactatagTACTTTTCATTTAAAGCAACACCTAATTTATTCATaactttgaaataatttaacagaaCTAGTTTGGATAAAAGTAGGTCCTGGTTCAAAGGTGTCAAACATCCAGCAATGTATAgcatgttaaataattttttctttattgcatCTTATGTTATAGTTAAAAACCAGATTGACACTCTGGAATCAAtatgaaattttgaataatctAAATAAAGTTACATCAGTTTAAACATGCACCACTTTCTCTCAAATATTGTAgtttgttgaaaataaatatttggcaaataaaacatacttgaatttgaaaataaataagcatTAAACAATTGAGCATTTTTTGGTTTGGGAAGAAAAATCTCTCATTTGTAaatcaataattgaaatataaattttcttcaaataaaattctaaaaagttgtttgtttttaatcaaaattttgaaaaaaaaactagaatttaatGCAGATTTACTGAATTTATAAAAACCTTTTCCCTTAGATATTGGTTTTGTTATAGattagatttgttttcagtCCTGCTTGTATAGAACCAATGTAGCAAGGAAATTACCGTTAAGTCGTATGCTTTCCTTAGATTTATCTTGTCATTCTACTTGTAGATATAAGAAGAGAATCAAAGATCTTACCactttattgaatttttgctcttttcttattttttagttaagtccagctgaaaaaaaactttgaaatttgcGAATGTTCCTTTGGGTTTTGGCCTGTTAACGTCCTATTtgttttgataaataaaattttaatcctAGTATTGCAATTTCACTTTTACAGCCCTCCCAAATGAGTACCGACAACCCTATTTCAGCCTTGCAAGAGTTCACAACCTCAATATGTCTGGCCCCTCCCAAATACGAACTGGTAACTCAAACCACTGGGACTCACAAAAACCAATTTGAGTTTATCGTTTCTGTTGCTGGTGTTCAGGCATCTGGCAAGGGCTTCTCGAAGCAATTAGCCAAACATCAAGCTGCTAAAAATGCCCTGATCAAAATCGATGAAGAGGGAAATCATGTATCTGTAAAgacttacttaaataaatcaaatctaTCCATTACCAGCGATGGCGATGTTCCTGATCCGGATTGTATTGGTAAGCTTCAATTGTTTTCGGGCGCTTTTCGGTTAATCACTCCATGAAATATAACCTCATACATTTtggcaaatattaataaatacagcAAAGATTTTACATGTAGATAAGCTTTGTTTATGacaaaaagttgtttattttaaataataaagcttatatTGTGATTCTAGTCCTAAAAGGCTGTTTTTTTAGTTGATTTACAAAACTTGTGTATGGAAAAGTCGCTGCAGCTGCCCAGTTATTTTGAGATTTCGGGAGAAGGGCCTTCGCATTGCAGGGAATTCACTTATGGTTGCAGTGTTGCTTCACTGTATGTAAAAGCCAAAGCTGGAACTAAAAAACTGGCCAAGAGACTGGCTGCTAAAGAAATGCTCGAAAAGTAAGGAGATTTTAGTAACAATTTAATcaataactaaattattaaattcagaATACAAGTCGCTTGTGCTCAAAGAGGCCAGAGTAAAATTATAAAGACAATGTCCCACTCTATTTCATCATAGATTAAGGCCATTGACTTATTATAATTCATAGATGCTTTTCGGTGGGCGGATCacgtataattttttatagactaatatatagggtgtttagtactttattaataatattttaagccaAACGTGTCTAGATCgaaattcatttttaaactttttgttgtttgattaaatGAACATTAGAgaaaactatataaattttgaaactaaGATATCTGTATTACCGATTAAGTGTAGAATATGGGTATTAATTGGAAACAATGCAAAagtgcaataaaaatttaaaaaaaaacgattttgaccTAGACATGTTTGGCTTAAAGTGTTCCAAATTAGGTCAGCTATAATCCTCTTAAAGGATTGCACCTACCTTCCGGACATCCTGTAGAATGTTCACTTTGTGTTTCATTGGATTTAGACGTAGGGGAGAGGTAGGAACACTGAGACgcaaaacttttaatattaataactttttaattaaacgcTATTTTAAGCTCATATTTTATCTCTACATGTGGCATATAAATAGGAACTGAAAAATGATATTGTTTTTTGACGAAAACTAAAGGTacatctcaaaaaaattaaaactaaaaaataccaGTTGTCTCACTGTACCTATCTATGTTGGAACACTGAGACGCAACACTTAGACTGTCAAAGTTTATCTCAAATTTCAAAAGCGACTTTTGGCGCTTGGTTAACCTTTGCGTTAAAGGAGCcggcaaaatcattttaatatgtttttttaatacatgtgAGATATCTGGGACCATTGGAAATAAGAACCTGTTTCCACATTTAATGCTTTTCCTTAAAAACGatatttcaaaatcattttcttttatttgcgaTAGGACTTTGCCCACATAGTATGTTTTTTGCTTAGACTTAAATTCAACAAGCACATATTCCCCGATATTAGGACAGCGATCAAGATATTCGAAACTAATTGGGGGCTCGGGATCTTCACTAATATAATCTTCTCCTCCGCTAGAATCCTGTAATTCCTTTTCATTTTCATCTTGTTCATCAGAATCACTATCTAATACGcgcttttttactttttttttcttttggtgtTTTTTCTCTAGATTTAATAAGTTCCATTTTCTCCGGGGTATCGGTAGCAATCATCGTCTTTCCTTTGCGTTTTTTGTTGCTCTTGCCTGATTTTTTGGCGGAGCTTTGGGATAACCTTTGAAAACACTTTTTGTGAGAGTTTTGAAAAGTTTTCGTGGCGGTATCACTGTTACTTGGACCTGCATTTTCTACAACTGGAGGTTCATCTGTATTTTCAGGAGTAGCTTCATCTGCAATAAGCGGCCTATCTTCCGTAAAAATATGCCGATCGAATGGAAATATTCCGGTTTTTCGAAAAGCCCTTGTGATGTTAATGGGCGTCATTGCTCTTGGATATGCTATGCCCACACACGCAGCTACGTTATAAATTGTAAACGTCTGACCGGGATGGTTCATCATCCATGCATCTACTGCCGCATTATAGAAAGtttgaaatggttttagtaAGCCTACGTCCAATCGCTGTAACTTATTAGTGCAGTGCGGCGGTATAGTTAGGATCGTGACACCATTATTTTTACACAAATCGATTGCTTCAATCGATAAATGACTTTGGTGATTATCCATTAGCAACAAAGAAGGGTTTTCCTTGGTGCTACCAGTGTCCGTTGGGCGCCC
Encoded proteins:
- the LOC126740716 gene encoding interferon-inducible double-stranded RNA-dependent protein kinase activator A homolog, with translation MSTDNPISALQEFTTSICLAPPKYELVTQTTGTHKNQFEFIVSVAGVQASGKGFSKQLAKHQAAKNALIKIDEEGNHVSVKTYLNKSNLSITSDGDVPDPDCIVDLQNLCMEKSLQLPSYFEISGEGPSHCREFTYGCSVASLYVKAKAGTKKLAKRLAAKEMLEKLKSLSDEELNSKRQKYEEIENLQAKEKYQLLNNRPDCNFKEIGDFNDNPFVKMMALKGLKYEDFAEDLKMRNEEALSRITGKLGIAYTLRQNENQPTMATLNVAVQVPFAQIAIGDSYDDAKQKVLHQAFLILESYINKKEFS